The Lycium ferocissimum isolate CSIRO_LF1 chromosome 1, AGI_CSIRO_Lferr_CH_V1, whole genome shotgun sequence genome includes a region encoding these proteins:
- the LOC132059495 gene encoding leucine-rich repeat receptor protein kinase MSP1-like: protein MKKKGSTWEACVLMIILLCFTQQPVVTTGYLVRDIELLKALRNSLVQKKDVIPSWFDTNATPCNWTGIECEGGRVIRIDFPCSVSPLNLPFPGSIGKFRSLKYLNLSHCALTGNIPIDVWSLENLETLDLTDNRLTGQLSPAISNLRNLKHLVLDDNRFSGNLPSKICELKELRELSVHANSFSGDLPDEIGNMDKLQSLDFSSNFFSGSLPSSLGNLGELLYIDAQQNNLTGLICPEIGKLSKLRILTLSSNMLTGPIPGTIGRLKQLEALDLQNCTFTGSIPEEISELSNLNYLNVAQNEFDGELPSTIGKLENLVYLIASNAGLSGTIPSELGNCKKLKLINLSFNSFSGPLPEGLSGLDSLKSLVLDSNRLSGPLPTWISNWTQVESIMVSKNFLTGSLPPLYLPLLSVLDVSSNRLSGELSSGICRAESLSILLLWDNNFTGDIQSTFRNCSSLTDLVLSGNNLSGKLPDYLGELQLITLELSKNQFSGKVPDQLWKSTTLMSISLGNNVLEGPIQPTIAKLSTLQRLQLDNNLFEGSIPHTIGNLKNLTNLSLHGNKLTGNIPLELFECTKLVSLDLGANRLSGEIPRSISKLKLLDNLVLSNNQFSGPIPEEICSGFQNIPLPDSEFTQHYGMLDLSNNELTGSIPHSIKDCIVVTELLLQGNKLTGIIPREISLLGNLTLLNLSFNSLTGPVFPQLFSMTSLQGLILSHNQISGSIPDNLDSMMPSLVKLDLSYNRLTGSLPPSAFSVKSLTYLDISMNSFSGSLSFNFRTSSSLLVLNASNNQLSGPLDDSLSNLTSLSILDLHNNSITDNLPPSFSALASLTYLDLSSNSFQKSFPCSICDIEGLVFSNFSGNKFTGLAPDVCTKARKCIPSEPVLPPRGSIYASAPVLSHASVLGIIFVALILSLVVLIGVLTWRMLMRQVDVLLDRVKGKEGKKTDPTSTDELLIKKTKKEPLSINIATFEQSLLRINPTAILSATENFSQSYIIGDGGFGTVYKAKLPEGRTIAVKRLNGGHMHGDREFFAEMETIGKVKHDNLVPLLGYCVFADERFLIYEYMENGSLDFWLRNQSDAVDVLDWPTRFKICLGSARGLAFLHHGFVPHIIHRDIKSSNILLDRNFEPRVSDFGLARIISACESHVSTILAGTFGYIPPEYGQTMMATTKGDIYSFGVVMLELVTGRAPTGQADVEGGNLVGWVRWMVANGREIETLDPSFSGSGLWKDQMLRVLAIARSCTNDEHWKRPTMLDVVKLLKEAKSNA, encoded by the coding sequence atgaaaaaaaaaggttcaacATGGGAGGCTTGTGTACTAATGATCATCCTTCTCTGCTTTACTCAACAACCAGTAGTCACAACTGGCTATTTGGTCCGTGACATCGAGTTACTGAAGGCTCTCCGAAATTCTCTTGTCCAGAAAAAGGATGTTATTCCCAGTTGGTTTGACACAAATGCTACTCCATGCAATTGGACCGGCATAGAGTGTGAAGGTGGACGTGTTATCCGGATTGATTTTCCATGTTCAGTGTCACCACTAAATTTACCATTTCCTGGAAGCATTGGAAAATTCAGATCCCTGAAGTACCTGAATCTCAGCCATTGTGCCCTCACTGGTAATATACCGATAGATGTTTGGAGTCTGGAGAATTTGGAGACACTAGACTTGACTGACAACAGGTTAACTGGCCAGCTGTCTCCAGCTATATCTAACCTGAGAAACCTGAAACATCTTGTGCTCGACGATAACAGGTTTTCAGGCAATTTACCATCAAAAATTTGTGAGCTAAAGGAGCTAAGGGAGTTATCAGTTCATGCAAACTCTTTTTCTGGCGATCTTCCTGATGAGATCGGAAACATGGACAAGTTGCAGTCTCTTGATTTCAGCTCAAATTTCTTCTCTGGTAGTCTACCTTCCAGTCTAGGTAATTTGGGGGAGCTTCTATATATCGATGCCCAGCAAAACAACTTGACTGGATTGATATGTCCAGAAATTGGAAAGCTAAGTAAGCTTAGAATTCTTACTCTCTCATCCAACATGTTGACTGGACCTATTCCTGGAACAATTGGCCGTTTGAAGCAGCTGGAGGCGCTTGATCTTCAAAACTGCACATTCACTGGAAGTATTCCTGAAGAGATTTCAGAATTGAGTAATTTGAATTACTTGAATGTAGCCcagaatgaatttgatggagaGCTTCCTTCAACCATTGGAAAGCTAGAAAATCTGGTTTACCTAATTGCTTCAAATGCCGGATTGTCTGGAACAATCCCTTCAGAGCTAGGGAACTGTAAAAAGCTCAAGTTAATAAATTTGTCCTTTAACTCGTTTTCTGGTCCATTACCTGAAGGTCTTTCTGGGTTGGATTCACTTAAATCCCTTGTGCTTGATTCAAACCGCTTATCAGGCCCCCTGCCTACGTGGATTTCCAACTGGACGCAAGTAGAGTCAATAATGGTGTCAAAGAATTTCTTAACTGGATCTCTTCCCCCACTTTATCTCCCTTTGCTATCCGTTCTCGATGTCAGTTCCAACAGGTTATCTGGTGAGTTGTCTTCAGGGATATGTAGGGCCGAGTCATTGAGCATTCTGCTGTTGTGGGATAACAACTTCACTGGTGACATCCAAAGTACTTTCAGGAATTGTTCAAGCCTCACAGATTTGGTGTTGTCTGGAAACAACCTCTCAGGAAAACTGCCTGATTATCTAGGGGAGCTTCAGCTCATTACTCTTGAGCTATCGAAAAACCAATTTTCCGGGAAGGTACCAGATCAACTATGGAAGTCGACAACATTAATGTCGATCTCACTCGGCAACAATGTGCTCGAAGGTCCAATTCAACCGACCATTGCAAAACTTTCAACCCTTCAGAGATTGCAACTTGATAATAATCTGTTTGAAGGAAGCATACCGCATACCATTGGTAACTTGAAGAATCTGACCAATCTCTCTCTTCATGGCAACAAGTTAACCGGAAATATTCCGTTGGAGCTTTTTGAATGTACAAAGTTGGTATCTCTTGACCTTGGTGCAAACAGACTTTCAGGTGAAATTCCCAGATCAATATCTAAGCTGAAATTGCTAGACAATTTGGTTCTGTCTAACAATCAGTTTTCCGGTCCTATACCTGAGGAAATTTGTTCCGGATTCCAGAATATTCCTTTACCGGACTCCGAATTCACACAGCATTATGGCATGCTTGATTTGTCCAACAATGAACTAACAGGGTCCATCCCACACTCAATTAAGGATTGCATAGTTGTGACTGAATTACTTCTACAGGGAAATAAGCTCACAGGGATCATTCCTCGCGAAATTTCTCTGCTCGGTAATTTAACATTGCttaatctatctttcaattccttgaCAGGTCCAGTTTTTCCTCAGTTGTTCTCAATGACAAGCCTCCAAGGTCTCATACTTTCTCATAACCAGATAAGTGGATCTATTCCTGATAATCTTGACTCTATGATGCCAAGTTTAGTCAAGCTAGACCTTTCATATAACCGGTTAACTGGCTCATTGCCCCCTTCTGCATTTAGTGTCAAAAGTTTGACTTACCTGGACATCAGCATGAATTCTTTCTCAGGCTCATTATCTTTTAACTTTAGAACCTCCAGCTCTTTGTTGGTCCTAAATGCTAGCAACAACCAACTCTCCGGTCCTCTTGATGATTCTCTCTCTAATCTAACGTCCTTGTCCATACTAGATCTCCATAACAATTCAATTACAGACAACTTACCACCTTCATTTTCCGCTCTTGCTTCCCTGACATATCTTGACTTATCCAGCAACAGTTTCCAAAAGTCTTTTCCTTGTAGCATTTGTGACATAGAAGGCCTtgttttttccaatttctccGGCAACAAATTCACTGGACTAGCCCCTGATGTGTGCACTAAAGCTAGGAAATGCATACCAAGTGAACCTGTTTTACCTCCTAGGGGAAGTATTTATGCATCTGCACCAGTTCTAAGCCATGCGTCTGTCTTGGGTATCATCTTTGTTGCATTGATCCTTTCTCTTGTGGTGCTAATCGGAGTTCTCACATGGAGAATGCTCATGAGACAAGTAGATGTACTTCTCGACAGAGTTAAAGGTAAGGAAGGAAAGAAAACAGACCCCACATCTACAGATGAGCTTCTgattaagaagacaaagaaggAGCCTCTGAGTATCAACATTGCAACGTTCGAGCAGTCTTTGTTACGGATAAATCCAACAGCTATTCTCTCAGCCACTGAGAACTTCAGCCAGAGTTATATTATCGGTGATGGTGGCTTTGGTACTGTATACAAAGCCAAACTGCCTGAAGGCCGGACTATTGCAGTTAAGAGGTTAAACGGGGGCCACATGCATGGTGATCGTGAGTTCTTTGCTGAAATGGAAACAATTGGgaaagtaaaacatgataatcTGGTGCCATTGCTTGGGTATTGTGTCTTTGCAGATGAGAGATTcttaatatatgaatatatggaGAATGGAAGCCTTGATTTCTGGTTGAGAAACCAATCAGATGCAGTAGACGTACTTGATTGGCCAACTCGTTTCAAGATTTGTCTAGGGTCAGCTCGTGGACTTGCGTTCCTACACCATGGTTTTGTTCCACACATAATCCACAGAGACATCAAGTCAAGCAATATACTCCTAGACAGGAATTTTGAACCACGAGTATCCGATTTTGGCCTGGCTCGGATAATTAGTGCATGTGAGAGCCATGTTAGTACAATCCTTGCTGGTACATTCGGGTACATACCACCCGAGTATGGACAGACCATGATGGCTACAACCAAGGGCGATATCTACAGCTTTGGAGTGGTGATGTTGGAATTGGTGACAGGACGGGCACCAACAGGACAGGCTGATGTTGAGGGAGGAAATCTTGTTGGTTGGGTGAGGTGGATGGTTGCAAATGGCAGGGAGATTGAAACGTTGGATCCGTCGTTTTCTGGTTCAGGATTATGGAAGGATCAAATGCTGCGCGTTCTTGCTATTGCAAGGTCATGCACCAACGATGAGCATTGGAAGCGGCCAACAATGCTCGATGTGGTAAAACTGTTGAAGGAGGCCAAAAGCAATGCCTAG